In one Bradyrhizobium cosmicum genomic region, the following are encoded:
- a CDS encoding L-aspartate oxidase, giving the protein MKNNIHNLTRSSNDVVIVGGGLAGLFCALKLAPRPVTLISAAPLGQGASSAWAQGGIAAAVAEGDTPEAHAADTIAVGGGLVDEAVALGIAREAAPRIHDLLAYGVPFDRDLEGRLAVGREAAHSARRIVHVRGDGAGAAIIATLSDAVRRTPSIRLIEGFVAEALLTEDSAIAGLQLREAGNPGARPVLIASRAIVLATGGIGHLYAVTTNPPEAGGSGLAIAARAGAVIVDPEFVQFHPTAIMVGRDPAPLATEALRGEGATLVNRNGERFMLALHPLAELAPRDIVARGVFAEIAAGRGAFLDAREALGRRFADRLPTVHASCIAAGIDPATQAIPIAPAAHYHMGGIAVDAHGRSSIDGLWAGGEVSSTGAHGANRLASNSLLEAVVYAARIADDIAGRAIPSSACLADVLVTPRGEAPDAAAVKQLRAMMSARVGVIRDDEGLAEAVRSFAALEHEGTSIAVRNMATSALLVAASAWSRRESRGAHFRIDHPADDPALAQRTMTTLTAARAVAESLSEHLQPRTAQPMIA; this is encoded by the coding sequence ATGAAGAACAACATCCATAACCTCACCCGCAGTAGCAATGACGTCGTCATCGTCGGCGGCGGTCTCGCCGGGCTGTTCTGCGCGCTGAAACTCGCACCGCGGCCGGTGACGCTGATCTCGGCCGCGCCGCTCGGACAAGGCGCATCGTCCGCATGGGCGCAAGGCGGTATCGCCGCGGCGGTGGCCGAGGGCGATACGCCGGAAGCGCATGCTGCTGACACCATCGCCGTCGGCGGCGGCCTCGTCGATGAAGCGGTTGCGCTCGGGATCGCGCGCGAGGCCGCGCCGCGAATTCACGACCTGCTCGCCTATGGCGTGCCGTTCGACCGCGATCTCGAAGGCCGTCTCGCCGTCGGCCGTGAGGCCGCGCATTCGGCGCGCCGCATCGTGCATGTGCGCGGCGACGGCGCGGGCGCTGCGATCATCGCCACCCTCAGTGACGCGGTGCGCCGCACGCCGTCGATCCGCCTGATCGAGGGTTTTGTCGCCGAGGCATTGTTGACCGAAGATAGCGCCATCGCTGGCCTGCAATTGCGAGAGGCCGGCAACCCAGGCGCAAGGCCGGTCCTGATCGCCTCGCGCGCGATCGTGCTCGCGACCGGCGGCATCGGCCATCTCTACGCCGTCACCACCAATCCACCCGAGGCCGGCGGCTCCGGCCTCGCGATTGCAGCCCGCGCCGGCGCCGTCATCGTCGATCCCGAGTTCGTCCAATTCCACCCGACGGCCATCATGGTGGGGCGCGACCCGGCACCGCTCGCAACCGAAGCCCTGCGTGGCGAAGGCGCGACGCTGGTCAATCGCAATGGCGAGCGCTTCATGCTGGCACTCCACCCGCTCGCCGAACTCGCGCCGCGCGACATCGTGGCCCGCGGCGTGTTCGCGGAGATCGCGGCCGGACGGGGAGCGTTCCTCGATGCGCGCGAGGCGCTGGGCAGGCGCTTCGCTGACAGGCTTCCGACGGTGCATGCGAGTTGCATTGCCGCCGGGATCGATCCCGCGACGCAGGCCATCCCGATCGCGCCGGCCGCGCACTACCACATGGGCGGCATCGCGGTGGATGCGCACGGCCGCAGCTCGATCGACGGGCTCTGGGCCGGCGGCGAAGTGTCGTCGACCGGCGCCCACGGCGCCAACCGGCTTGCATCGAACTCGCTGCTGGAAGCCGTGGTCTATGCCGCACGCATCGCCGACGACATCGCCGGTCGCGCCATCCCCTCGTCTGCCTGCCTCGCCGACGTGCTGGTGACGCCGCGCGGCGAGGCGCCGGATGCTGCGGCCGTGAAGCAGCTGCGGGCGATGATGAGCGCGCGCGTCGGCGTCATCCGCGACGACGAGGGACTTGCAGAGGCGGTGCGCAGCTTCGCCGCGCTCGAGCACGAAGGCACGAGCATCGCTGTCCGCAACATGGCGACATCGGCCCTGCTCGTCGCCGCCTCGGCGTGGAGCCGGCGCGAGAGCCGCGGCGCGCATTTCCGCATCGATCATCCGGCGGATGACCCCGCATTGGCGCAGCGAACGATGACCACGCTCACCGCAGCGCGCGCGGTCGCGGAGAGCTTGAGCGAGCATCTCCAGCCGCGCACCGCGCAACCCATGATCGCCTGA
- the nadC gene encoding carboxylating nicotinate-nucleotide diphosphorylase — translation MINPTSLLYPDAFLSPLAIDEAVRRALDEDLGRAGDITSLATIPEAARAQAILVARQSGVIAGLPLALATLQRLSPEIEVRAHVRDAARVARGQQVLTITGPARAILTAERTALNFVGRLSGIATLTADYVARTEGTRMRICCTRKTTPGLRALEKYAVRCGGGFNHRFGLDDAILIKDNHIAVAGGIRPVLERARAHAGHLVKIEIEVDTLAQLHEVLDSAMADAVLLDNMDLATLREAVKLNEGRLKLEASGGVTLESIAAIAATGVDYASAGALTHSAPNFDCALDIAA, via the coding sequence ATGATCAATCCGACCTCACTGCTCTATCCCGATGCCTTCCTCTCGCCGCTCGCGATCGACGAGGCCGTGCGGCGCGCACTCGACGAGGATCTCGGCCGTGCCGGCGACATCACCTCGCTCGCGACGATTCCGGAAGCGGCCAGAGCGCAGGCGATCCTCGTCGCGCGGCAGTCCGGCGTGATCGCCGGCCTGCCGCTGGCGCTGGCGACACTGCAAAGGCTTTCGCCAGAGATCGAGGTGCGCGCGCATGTTCGCGACGCCGCACGCGTTGCCCGCGGTCAGCAGGTGCTGACGATCACAGGCCCGGCGCGTGCCATTCTGACGGCGGAGCGGACCGCGCTGAATTTCGTCGGCCGCCTGTCAGGCATCGCGACGCTCACGGCCGATTACGTCGCGCGCACCGAAGGCACCAGGATGCGCATCTGCTGCACGCGAAAGACCACGCCGGGGTTGCGTGCGCTGGAGAAATACGCGGTGCGCTGCGGCGGCGGCTTCAACCACCGTTTCGGCCTCGACGATGCGATCCTGATCAAGGACAACCACATCGCGGTCGCCGGCGGCATCCGCCCGGTGCTGGAGCGCGCGCGCGCCCATGCCGGACACCTCGTCAAGATCGAGATCGAGGTGGATACGCTTGCGCAACTCCACGAGGTGCTCGATAGCGCAATGGCGGACGCCGTGTTGCTCGACAACATGGATCTTGCAACCCTGCGCGAGGCCGTCAAGCTCAACGAGGGCCGCCTCAAGCTGGAAGCATCCGGCGGGGTCACACTGGAGTCGATCGCGGCGATCGCAGCCACCGGCGTCGATTACGCGTCAGCAGGGGCGCTGACGCATTCGGCGCCGAACTTCGACTGCGCGCTGGATATCGCGGCGTGA
- a CDS encoding cell wall hydrolase, protein MSVLRNHPKGARFASFGIGLCIFALMPRETGYQDIASLLARQPGVAERWQKQVFSAASSIQLATYSFSRPIGTSVPQSAMVRLASLDGRDVTGALGRNPALQAPPRYQAADFPKVDRSMKGDRLATVTPTQAPETVAPVTAPAGQDPATSNSSVFGAKTAALPQAMSPESAAALDPELAEALRAPPLSQYTNAPQASELARSFAVQPLEALKRATAPTTPVRDPFSVKTSNLFFGSSSLGGNVESIESWQPGAEPLIVMPDPDMKVTASLSPPTEAIARDIESGESVAPKGEVNADNQRARSPAERLALDDKSRAKSEKCLAEAVYFESRGEAVRGQIAVAQVVLNRVFSGKYPDTVCGAVYQNKHRHLACQFTFACDNNADVIREPEMWERAKKISKAMLDGQIWLPEVGKSTHYHAYWVRPSWVAEMKKMYKTGVHTFYRPRAWGDGSEEPSWGSPAQTAALSAELAQEAKSSAEMGVSERR, encoded by the coding sequence ATGTCTGTGTTGCGTAACCATCCGAAGGGCGCGCGGTTCGCGTCCTTCGGCATCGGTCTCTGCATCTTCGCATTGATGCCGAGAGAGACCGGCTATCAGGATATTGCCTCCCTGCTGGCGCGTCAGCCCGGCGTCGCCGAGCGTTGGCAGAAGCAGGTGTTCTCTGCGGCGTCCTCGATTCAGCTCGCCACCTACAGTTTTTCCCGTCCCATCGGCACGTCGGTTCCGCAGAGCGCGATGGTTCGCCTCGCGAGCCTCGACGGTCGCGACGTCACCGGCGCGCTCGGCCGCAATCCGGCGCTGCAGGCGCCGCCGCGCTACCAGGCCGCCGATTTTCCCAAGGTCGATCGCTCCATGAAGGGTGATCGCCTCGCGACCGTGACGCCGACGCAGGCACCCGAGACGGTCGCGCCGGTCACAGCACCCGCGGGCCAGGATCCCGCGACCTCGAACAGCTCGGTGTTCGGCGCCAAGACCGCTGCGTTGCCACAGGCAATGTCACCCGAGTCCGCGGCCGCACTCGATCCCGAGCTCGCGGAAGCACTGCGCGCGCCGCCGCTGTCGCAATACACCAATGCGCCGCAGGCCAGCGAGCTCGCGCGTTCATTCGCGGTGCAGCCGCTGGAGGCGCTGAAGCGAGCCACCGCGCCGACCACGCCCGTGCGCGATCCCTTCAGCGTCAAGACCTCCAACCTGTTCTTCGGCAGTTCCTCGCTCGGCGGCAATGTCGAGAGCATCGAGAGCTGGCAGCCCGGCGCCGAGCCGCTGATCGTGATGCCAGATCCGGACATGAAGGTGACGGCCTCGCTGTCACCGCCGACGGAGGCGATCGCCAGGGATATCGAGAGCGGCGAGAGCGTCGCCCCCAAGGGCGAGGTCAACGCTGACAACCAGCGCGCCAGATCGCCGGCCGAGCGGCTGGCACTCGACGACAAGTCGCGTGCCAAATCCGAGAAGTGTCTCGCCGAAGCCGTCTATTTCGAGTCCCGCGGCGAGGCGGTGCGCGGCCAGATCGCGGTGGCGCAGGTGGTATTGAACCGCGTGTTCTCCGGCAAATATCCCGACACCGTGTGCGGCGCGGTCTATCAGAACAAGCACCGCCATCTCGCCTGCCAGTTCACCTTTGCCTGCGACAACAATGCCGACGTGATCCGCGAGCCCGAGATGTGGGAGCGCGCGAAGAAGATCTCGAAGGCGATGCTCGACGGCCAGATCTGGCTGCCCGAGGTCGGCAAGTCGACGCACTATCACGCCTATTGGGTGCGCCCGTCCTGGGTCGCCGAGATGAAGAAGATGTACAAGACCGGCGTGCACACCTTCTACCGTCCGCGCGCCTGGGGCGACGGCAGCGAGGAGCCGAGCTGGGGCAGCCCGGCGCAAACCGCCGCGCTCTCCGCCGAGCTCGCGCAGGAAGCCAAGAGTTCTGCCGAGATGGGCGTGAGCGAGCGAAGGTAG
- the ppdK gene encoding pyruvate, phosphate dikinase — MAKAASKPNKTAAKSKASAKAKAAPAARKTLPKSASKPVPKPAAKPAAKPAAKAAAKPVAPKVAAKPAPKKAAPAKAAPVTAKAGKWVFTFGDGKAEGRTEMRDLLGGKGANLAEMANLGLPVPPGFTIPTSVCTYFYAHDKSYPKELKSQVEKALDHVGKLTGKIFGDTRNPLLVSVRSGARASMPGMMDTVLNLGLNDQTVEALSELSGDRRFAYDSYRRFITMYSDVVLGFEHHHFEEILDTFKDSQGYTLDTDLSAEDWVDLVGKYKDAVARETGKDFPQDPHDQLWGAIGAVFSSWMNARAVTYRKLHDIPESWGTAVNVQAMVFGNMGETSATGVAFTRNPSTGESKLYGEFLINAQGEDVVAGIRTPQDITEEARKESGSDKASMEAAMPEAFKELTRIYTLLEKHYRDMQDMEFTVEQGKLWMLQTRGGKRTAKAALRIAVELANEGLITKNEAVMRIDPASLDQLLHPAIDPGAKRDVIATGLPASPGAASGEIVFSSDEAAKLQADGRKVILVRIETSPEDIHGMHAAEGILTTRGGMTSHAAVVARGMGKPCVSGCGTIRVDYGRGTMSIGSRSFKTGDVITIDGSLGQVLSGRMPMIEPELSGEFGTLMKWADQVRKIGVRVNGDTPDDARTAIKFGAEGIGLCRTEHMFFEETRIRTVREMILSEDEQSRRAALAKLLPMQRADFVELFEIMKGLPVTIRLLDPPLHEFLPHTHAEVEEVARAMNTDPRRLADRARELSEFNPMLGFRGCRIAIAYPEIAEMQARAIFEAAVEAEKRTGKAVGLEVMVPLIATKMELDLVKARIDATAKEVMRDANTKLTYQVGTMIELPRACLLAAEIAESAEFFSFGTNDLTQTTYGISRDDAASFLGTYVSKGILPIDPFVALDQEGVGELVKIGVARGRKTRPKLKVGICGEHGGDPASVAFCHNIGLDYVSCSPYRVPIARLAAAQAALGKAVASQA, encoded by the coding sequence ATGGCCAAAGCCGCCTCGAAGCCCAATAAAACTGCAGCGAAATCAAAGGCCTCTGCCAAGGCGAAAGCCGCGCCGGCAGCTCGCAAGACGCTCCCCAAGAGCGCCTCCAAGCCTGTCCCTAAGCCGGCTGCGAAGCCCGCAGCTAAGCCTGCTGCGAAAGCTGCGGCCAAGCCGGTTGCTCCGAAGGTCGCTGCCAAGCCAGCGCCGAAGAAGGCAGCCCCCGCCAAGGCGGCGCCAGTCACGGCCAAGGCCGGTAAGTGGGTCTTCACATTCGGCGACGGCAAGGCCGAAGGCCGGACCGAAATGCGCGACCTGCTGGGTGGCAAGGGCGCCAATCTCGCCGAGATGGCCAATCTCGGCCTGCCGGTACCTCCTGGCTTCACCATCCCGACCTCGGTCTGCACCTACTTTTACGCACACGACAAGTCCTACCCCAAGGAATTGAAGTCGCAGGTTGAGAAGGCGCTCGACCATGTCGGCAAGTTGACCGGCAAGATCTTCGGCGACACCAGGAACCCGCTGCTCGTCTCCGTGCGCTCCGGTGCACGCGCCTCGATGCCGGGCATGATGGACACCGTGCTCAACCTCGGCCTCAACGACCAGACCGTGGAAGCGCTGTCGGAGCTGTCGGGTGACCGCCGCTTCGCCTATGACAGCTATCGCCGCTTCATCACCATGTATTCGGACGTGGTGCTCGGCTTCGAGCATCATCACTTCGAGGAAATCCTCGACACGTTCAAGGACAGCCAGGGCTATACGCTCGACACCGATCTCTCCGCCGAGGATTGGGTCGATCTGGTCGGCAAGTACAAGGACGCGGTCGCGCGCGAGACCGGCAAGGACTTCCCGCAGGACCCGCATGACCAGCTCTGGGGCGCGATCGGTGCGGTGTTCTCATCCTGGATGAACGCACGCGCGGTGACCTACCGCAAGCTGCACGACATTCCGGAATCCTGGGGCACCGCGGTCAATGTGCAGGCCATGGTGTTCGGCAACATGGGCGAGACCTCGGCCACCGGCGTCGCCTTCACGCGCAACCCCTCGACCGGCGAGAGCAAGCTGTACGGCGAGTTCCTGATCAACGCGCAAGGCGAGGACGTGGTGGCGGGCATCCGCACGCCGCAGGACATCACCGAAGAAGCGCGCAAGGAATCGGGCTCCGACAAGGCGTCGATGGAAGCGGCGATGCCGGAGGCCTTCAAGGAGCTGACGCGGATCTACACGCTGCTCGAGAAGCACTACCGCGACATGCAGGACATGGAGTTCACGGTCGAGCAGGGCAAGCTGTGGATGCTGCAGACCCGCGGCGGCAAGCGCACCGCGAAAGCGGCGCTTCGCATCGCGGTCGAGCTCGCCAACGAAGGCCTGATCACCAAGAACGAAGCGGTGATGCGGATCGATCCCGCCTCGCTCGATCAGCTGCTGCATCCGGCCATCGATCCCGGCGCCAAGCGCGACGTGATCGCGACCGGACTGCCGGCCTCGCCTGGTGCGGCCTCCGGCGAGATCGTGTTTTCCTCGGACGAGGCGGCCAAGCTTCAGGCCGACGGACGCAAGGTCATTCTGGTCCGCATCGAGACCAGCCCCGAAGACATCCACGGCATGCACGCAGCCGAAGGCATCCTGACCACGCGCGGCGGCATGACCTCGCACGCCGCCGTGGTCGCGCGCGGCATGGGCAAGCCCTGCGTCTCCGGCTGCGGCACCATCCGCGTCGATTACGGTCGCGGCACGATGAGCATCGGCTCGCGCAGCTTCAAGACCGGCGACGTCATCACCATCGACGGCTCGCTCGGCCAGGTGCTCAGCGGCCGCATGCCGATGATCGAGCCGGAGCTGTCCGGCGAGTTCGGTACGCTGATGAAGTGGGCCGACCAGGTCCGCAAGATCGGCGTTCGCGTCAATGGCGATACGCCGGACGACGCCCGCACCGCGATCAAGTTCGGCGCCGAAGGTATCGGCCTCTGCCGTACCGAGCACATGTTCTTCGAGGAGACGCGCATCCGCACGGTGCGTGAGATGATCCTCTCCGAGGACGAGCAGTCCCGCCGCGCCGCGCTCGCCAAGCTGCTGCCGATGCAGCGCGCCGACTTCGTCGAGCTGTTCGAGATCATGAAGGGCCTGCCCGTCACGATCCGGCTTTTGGATCCTCCCCTCCACGAATTCCTGCCGCACACCCATGCCGAGGTCGAGGAAGTGGCGCGTGCCATGAACACCGACCCGCGGCGCCTCGCTGACCGCGCGCGCGAGCTCTCGGAGTTCAATCCGATGCTCGGCTTCCGCGGCTGCCGTATCGCGATCGCCTATCCGGAGATCGCGGAGATGCAGGCGCGAGCGATCTTCGAGGCGGCGGTCGAGGCCGAGAAGCGCACCGGCAAGGCCGTCGGCCTCGAGGTGATGGTGCCGCTGATCGCGACCAAGATGGAGCTCGACCTCGTCAAGGCGCGCATCGATGCCACCGCGAAGGAGGTGATGCGCGACGCCAACACCAAACTGACCTATCAGGTCGGCACCATGATCGAGCTGCCGCGCGCCTGCCTGCTGGCGGCCGAGATCGCGGAGAGCGCGGAGTTCTTCTCGTTCGGCACCAACGACCTGACGCAGACCACCTACGGCATCAGCCGCGACGACGCCGCGAGCTTCCTCGGCACCTATGTGTCCAAGGGGATCCTGCCGATTGATCCGTTCGTTGCGCTCGACCAGGAAGGCGTCGGCGAGCTGGTCAAGATCGGCGTCGCGCGTGGCCGCAAGACCCGCCCGAAGCTCAAGGTCGGCATCTGCGGCGAGCACGGCGGCGATCCCGCCTCCGTCGCCTTCTGCCACAACATCGGTCTCGACTACGTCTCCTGCTCGCCCTACCGCGTGCCGATCGCCCGCCTCGCAGCGGCGCAAGCCGCGCTCGGCAAGGCGGTCGCGAGCCAGGCGTAA